Proteins from one Pithys albifrons albifrons isolate INPA30051 chromosome 2, PitAlb_v1, whole genome shotgun sequence genomic window:
- the MFSD4B gene encoding sodium-dependent glucose transporter 1, which yields MADSDREMHVPFVAAAEEEEEAAAGRARGGRGSCGGAGAALRWCITAALCAAFLGLGMSIAVLGPTFPNLAANVGKNVSDIYYIFVGRSLGYLGGSVVGGVLFDCMNASLLLALSMVATTVGLYGIPWCKDSVLLTVLMSVIGGSMGVLDTGGNVLALNTWGAEAGPHMQALHFSFAVGAFVAPILAKMALGGSETEEIPVTEKTNQSDLKSVPTASAASAVPALQDHLEEDFLWSYVVIGTYLFLVSLFLFVLYAKGSSDRDDKSKTSLEKGKLAKHHWALIGLLFTFFLFYVGAEVTYGSYVFTYAMVFAEMKENEAAALNSVFWGTFATCRGVAIFGAAFLYPGTMITLSLSASAVSSFALAFFAHYRALLWVGTAVYGASMATVFPSGISWVEQYTVVEGKSASLFVIGAALGEMCIPAVVGYLQGRFHHIPVIMYAAFLSSAMTVILFPVMYKLATSPRENNLKEVSDTETRKALLSNSRLTEDEEDEEDEQDGREWNEADFEVIEMNDKLKNSLTNSSHKRSENSPAQVSLQPHLDDVLGNSPVVAGGSPQRQNGTVDWEKND from the exons ATGGCCGACTCCGACCGGGAGATGCACGTCCCGTTCGTGGCCgcggcggaggaggaggaggaggcagcggcggggcgggcgaggggcgggcggggcagctgcggcggggccggagcggcgCTGCGCTGGTGCATCACCGCGGCGCTATGCGCGGCGTTCCTAGGGCTG GGGATGAGCATCGCAGTGCTGGGTCCCACCTTTCCCAACCTGGCCGCCAATGTCGGCAAGAACGTCAGCGACATCTACTACATCTTTGTGGGCCGATCTCTGGGCTACCTGGGCGGGTCGGTGGTCGGCGGGGTGCTCTTCGACTGCATGAACGCCAGTCTGCTGCTGG CGTTATCCATGGTTGCAACAACGGTTGGTCTTTATGGGATACCCTGGTGTAAGGACTCTGTCCTGTTAACTGTGTTGATGTCAGTTATTGGAGGTTCCATGGGAGTTCTGGACACAG GTGGAAATGTGCTGGCACTGAACAcctggggagcagaggctggGCCACACATGCAGGCCTTACACTTCAGTTTTGCTGTCGGTGCATTTGTGGCTCCGATCCTGGCTAAAATGGCCTTGGGAGGCTCTGAAACCGAAGAAATTCCAGTGACTGAAAAGACAAACCAGTCTGACCTGAAGTCTGTGCCGACAGCATCAGCTGCATCAGCTGTACCAGCACTGCAAGACCATCTTGAGGAAGACTTTTTGTGGTCCTATGTTGTGATAGGGACCTACCTTTTCTTagtttccctcttcctttttgttttgtatgcAAAGGGCAGCTCAGATCGAGATGACAAATCAAAGACGTCTCTGGAGAAGGGCAAGCTTGCCAAACACCACTGGGCTCTAATTGGTCTTCTGTTCACGTTCTTCCTTTTCTATGTGGGAGCAGAGGTCACTTACGGCTCTTACGTATTTACTTATGCAATGGTCTTTGCtgagatgaaagaaaatgaagcagctGCTTTGAATTCTGTGTTCTGGGGTACATTTGCCACTTGCAGAGGAGTGGCAATATTTGGTGCTGCCTTCTTGTACCCTGGCACCATGATCACGCTGAGCCTCTCGGCCTCTGCTGTCTCCTCTTTCGCCTTGGCCTTCTTTGCACATTACCGAGCCTTGCTGTGGGTGGGAACTGCAGTGTATGGAGCATCAATGGCTACTGTCTTCCCCAGTGGCATTTCCTGGGTAGAACAGTACACGGTCGTGGAAGGAAAATCGGCTTCTCTGTTTGTCATCGGTGCCGCGCTGGGCGAGATGTGCATCCCTGCCGTGGTGGGGTATCTCCAGGGCAGGTTCCACCACATTCCTGTGATTATGTATGCTGCCTTTCTGTCTTCTGCAATGACAGTCATACTCTTCCCAGTGATGTACAAGTTGGCCACCTCTCCCCGTGAGAATAACTTGAAAGAAGTGAGTGACACTGAGACCCGGAAAGCTTTGCTGTCAAACTCAAGGCTTACTGAGGATgaagaggatgaggaggatgagCAGGATGGGAGAGAGTGGAACGAAGCAGACTTTGAGGTAATAGAAATGAATGACAAGCTGAAAAATTCTCTGACAAACAGCTCCCATAAGAGATCAGAGAACTCTCCAGCCCAAGTCTCTCTTCAGCCCCATCTGGATGATGTATTGGGCAATTCTCCAGTGGTTGCTGGTGGCTCCCCTCAGAGACAAAATGGGACTGTTGACTGGGAAAAGAATGATTAA